In one Methanobacteriaceae archaeon genomic region, the following are encoded:
- the rpl12p gene encoding 50S ribosomal protein P1 yields the protein MEYIYAAMLLHTTGEEINEGNVKKVLESAGAESDDARIKALIAALEDVDIEEAMEKTAVAAAAPVAAAPVAEAAAEEEEEEEDEEEQEEEAAAGLGALFG from the coding sequence ATGGAATACATATACGCAGCAATGTTATTGCACACCACTGGTGAAGAAATTAATGAAGGAAATGTTAAAAAGGTCTTAGAATCAGCTGGAGCAGAATCTGATGATGCTCGAATTAAAGCTTTAATCGCAGCTCTAGAAGATGTGGACATTGAAGAAGCTATGGAAAAAACCGCCGTAGCTGCCGCAGCTCCTGTAGCCGCAGCTCCTGTAGCTGAAGCCGCTGCTGAAGAAGAGGAAGAGGAAGAAGACGAAGAAGAACAAGAAGAAGAAGCTGCTGCCGGTCTCGGCGCTCTCTTCGGATAA
- a CDS encoding 50S ribosomal protein L10, with protein MAHVAEWKKDEVNDLKELINSFEVVGIANLSDIPARQLQKMRQTLRDNATIRMSKKTLISLALDDSDKKGSINALADHMDGQPALVFTNMNPFKLFKILESNKTSAPAKAGAIANEDIVVPKGDTGFPPGPILGELQQVGIPAKIEKGKIVVQKDQVVVKAGEEVSAKVAGILTRLDIHPMEVGIDLKAAYEDETVYTADLLTIDEEKTLSDVQKAFSQALNLSVNAVIYNKESTPVIIQKAATQSINLAFNASVLTSKTSDMLLAKAYAQMLALATALSEQDSSAVDEELLEKLAASATQAPVVEEKKEEEPDEEEEEEEEEDAAAGLGALFG; from the coding sequence ATGGCTCACGTGGCTGAATGGAAAAAGGATGAGGTAAATGACCTTAAAGAACTGATCAACAGTTTTGAAGTGGTGGGAATCGCCAACTTATCAGATATTCCTGCCCGTCAGCTGCAAAAAATGCGGCAGACCCTAAGGGATAACGCCACCATTCGAATGTCCAAAAAAACCCTGATTAGTCTGGCCCTGGATGATTCCGACAAAAAAGGAAGCATTAATGCTCTTGCAGATCACATGGATGGTCAACCTGCATTAGTGTTCACCAACATGAACCCTTTCAAGCTATTTAAAATCTTAGAAAGTAATAAAACATCCGCTCCTGCAAAGGCCGGTGCTATTGCTAATGAGGACATAGTAGTTCCTAAGGGAGATACTGGTTTTCCACCAGGTCCTATTCTAGGTGAATTACAACAGGTAGGCATTCCAGCAAAGATTGAAAAGGGTAAAATTGTTGTACAAAAGGATCAAGTAGTAGTTAAAGCTGGAGAAGAAGTTTCAGCTAAAGTGGCTGGTATTTTGACCCGTTTGGACATACATCCTATGGAAGTAGGAATAGATCTTAAAGCAGCTTATGAAGACGAAACCGTTTACACTGCTGATTTATTGACTATCGATGAAGAAAAAACCCTTTCAGACGTTCAAAAGGCCTTTTCTCAGGCATTAAACTTGTCTGTAAATGCGGTTATTTACAACAAAGAGTCTACTCCTGTTATCATCCAGAAAGCAGCAACTCAATCCATCAACCTCGCATTCAACGCATCTGTGCTCACATCTAAAACTTCTGACATGTTACTGGCCAAAGCTTATGCTCAAATGCTTGCTTTAGCAACTGCATTATCTGAACAAGATTCCAGTGCTGTCGATGAAGAACTTCTTGAAAAACTAGCAGCAAGTGCTACTCAAGCACCAGTTGTTGAAGAAAAGAAAGAAGAAGAGCCTGATGAGGAAGAAGAAGAGGAAGAGGAAGAAGACGCAGCAGCTGGACTCGGAGCTCTTTTCGGATAG
- a CDS encoding 50S ribosomal protein L1: protein MKQEIMEAVKKAKEQTKPRNFTQSIDVVINIKDLDVNKPENRFDEVVSLPNGRGKEVKIAFIADGELAVQAEKAGADLVITKTGLEDLGKDRKEAKKLANRHNFFVAQADMMPLVGRFLGPVLGPRKKMPQPVPASAKPEPIITRLQSTVKVKIKDQPVIQTLVGTQDMDEELIADNIEAVLSILDRKLEKGRNQIKSMYIKTTMGPVVRVV, encoded by the coding sequence ATGAAACAAGAGATAATGGAAGCGGTGAAGAAGGCTAAAGAACAGACCAAGCCGAGAAACTTCACACAATCCATTGATGTTGTTATAAACATCAAGGATTTGGACGTCAATAAACCTGAAAATAGGTTTGACGAAGTAGTCTCTCTACCAAATGGACGCGGAAAAGAGGTTAAAATCGCTTTTATCGCAGATGGTGAACTGGCTGTTCAAGCTGAAAAGGCCGGTGCAGATTTAGTAATCACTAAAACTGGATTGGAAGATCTGGGTAAAGACCGGAAAGAAGCCAAAAAGCTTGCTAATCGACACAATTTCTTTGTAGCTCAGGCGGACATGATGCCGCTGGTAGGTAGATTCCTGGGACCTGTATTAGGGCCTCGGAAAAAAATGCCTCAACCAGTACCTGCATCAGCAAAGCCAGAACCTATTATAACTAGGCTACAAAGTACTGTGAAAGTCAAAATCAAAGACCAACCTGTAATTCAAACTTTAGTGGGAACACAGGACATGGATGAAGAATTGATTGCAGACAATATCGAAGCAGTTCTCAGCATTCTTGACCGTAAACTAGAGAAAGGAAGAAATCAGATAAAATCCATGTATATTAAAACAACCATGGGTCCAGTAGTGAGGGTGGTTTAA
- a CDS encoding 50S ribosomal protein L11 has protein sequence MAKDTVEILIEGGKATPGPPLGPAIGPLGINMMQVVEQINNKTSDFAGMKVPVKIIVDSSTKEFEIEIGTPPTTALIMDELNIEKGSQDPGMDKVADLSVEQALKVARMKFDTLLANDYKHGAKEVMGTCVSMGITVDGKDPREAQKEVDQGTYDDILLA, from the coding sequence ATGGCTAAAGATACCGTTGAGATTCTCATAGAAGGCGGAAAAGCCACTCCAGGTCCACCATTAGGTCCTGCGATTGGTCCGTTAGGAATTAATATGATGCAAGTAGTAGAACAAATAAATAACAAAACTTCTGATTTTGCAGGAATGAAAGTACCTGTAAAAATCATTGTAGATAGTTCTACTAAAGAATTTGAAATTGAAATTGGAACTCCACCAACCACTGCCCTGATCATGGATGAGTTAAATATTGAAAAAGGCTCCCAAGATCCTGGAATGGATAAAGTGGCTGACCTGTCTGTTGAACAGGCCCTGAAAGTTGCCAGAATGAAATTTGATACTCTTTTGGCCAATGACTACAAACACGGAGCTAAAGAAGTTATGGGTACTTGTGTAAGTATGGGCATAACTGTTGATGGTAAAGATCCTCGCGAAGCTCAAAAAGAAGTAGATCAGGGTACTTACGACGACATTTTATTAGCTTAA
- a CDS encoding transcription elongation factor Spt5, with translation MEDSINSIYALKTSVGQEKNVARLLARKVKNSGIEVNAILVPESLKGYVLVESSSKIDMQNPAIKVPHLRGIVEGKNAITFEEVRRFLKPEPIIASIKKGSIVELISGPFKGEKAKVVRIDESREEVVLELIEAAVPIPVTVKADQIRIIQKEAD, from the coding sequence ATGGAAGATAGTATAAACTCCATATATGCTCTCAAGACCTCGGTAGGTCAAGAGAAAAACGTGGCTAGATTGCTGGCTAGAAAGGTAAAAAATAGTGGTATTGAGGTTAACGCTATTTTAGTCCCTGAATCATTGAAAGGTTATGTTTTAGTGGAGTCTTCCTCTAAAATAGACATGCAAAACCCTGCAATAAAAGTACCTCATTTACGAGGTATTGTTGAAGGCAAAAATGCCATAACATTTGAAGAGGTAAGAAGATTCTTAAAACCTGAACCAATAATTGCTTCCATAAAGAAAGGTAGTATTGTAGAACTTATCTCAGGCCCTTTCAAAGGAGAAAAGGCAAAAGTGGTTCGTATTGATGAATCCAGGGAAGAAGTGGTTCTTGAACTTATTGAGGCCGCAGTACCTATCCCAGTAACCGTTAAAGCTGATCAAATTAGAATAATACAAAAGGAGGCTGACTAA
- a CDS encoding protein translocase SEC61 complex subunit gamma has translation MSYKESTISFLKQCQRVLHVSKKPDRTEFINVAKITGLGIIIIGVIGFIINISASIFGG, from the coding sequence ATGAGTTATAAAGAATCTACTATAAGTTTTCTAAAACAATGTCAAAGAGTACTGCATGTATCTAAAAAACCAGATAGAACAGAATTTATTAATGTTGCTAAAATAACAGGGTTAGGAATTATAATCATCGGTGTTATAGGTTTTATAATAAATATTTCCGCTTCTATATTTGGTGGATAA
- the ftsZ gene encoding cell division protein FtsZ, with protein MKFINDAIKESEKRIDKQRPTRVDTEIDEDLRSIIEESRAKIYVVGAGGAGNNTISRLTEIGIEGAETLAVNTDAQDLFYSESHRKILLGRKTCGGLGAGGVPDVGEECAEESEDDIREELDGADMVFVTCGLGGGTGTGSAPVISKLAKKAGALTIAVATMPFSAEGLRRRENAEKGLEKLQSAADTVIVIPNDKLLEVAPNLPLNKAFMVADELLGRAVLGITELITRPGLVSLDFADIRSIMKGSGMAMIGMGESESGDRALESVHEALNSPLLDLDISNAQGALINISGSSDLTLNEAEKIVQIVADELDPDANIIWGAQIQEDLENVIRTTIVVAGVKSPHIFGTPTEREYVEERERETVKESALEEFIDGVF; from the coding sequence GTGAAATTCATAAACGATGCCATAAAGGAATCTGAAAAGAGAATAGATAAGCAACGTCCTACACGAGTGGACACGGAAATTGACGAAGACCTCAGAAGTATTATTGAAGAGAGTCGGGCCAAGATATATGTAGTTGGTGCCGGTGGTGCTGGTAATAATACCATATCTCGTTTAACTGAGATTGGTATTGAAGGGGCCGAAACTCTAGCAGTAAATACTGATGCTCAAGATTTGTTTTATAGCGAATCTCATCGTAAAATACTTCTCGGAAGGAAGACATGTGGCGGTTTGGGGGCCGGTGGCGTGCCTGATGTCGGAGAAGAGTGTGCCGAAGAAAGTGAAGACGATATAAGGGAAGAATTAGATGGTGCAGACATGGTGTTTGTAACCTGTGGTCTTGGAGGAGGAACTGGAACTGGTTCAGCACCAGTCATATCCAAACTCGCCAAAAAAGCAGGTGCATTAACCATAGCCGTCGCCACTATGCCGTTTAGTGCAGAAGGTTTAAGGAGAAGAGAAAACGCTGAAAAGGGTTTAGAAAAACTTCAAAGTGCCGCGGATACAGTAATAGTTATTCCTAATGACAAACTTCTGGAAGTAGCACCTAATTTGCCTTTAAATAAGGCATTCATGGTCGCTGATGAGCTTTTAGGTCGCGCTGTATTGGGAATCACAGAATTAATCACCCGACCTGGTTTGGTAAGCCTAGACTTTGCTGATATTAGAAGTATTATGAAAGGATCTGGTATGGCCATGATTGGTATGGGAGAATCAGAATCGGGAGACCGAGCTTTAGAATCAGTTCATGAAGCTTTAAACAGCCCATTACTTGATCTGGATATTTCTAATGCTCAAGGTGCACTTATAAACATATCTGGAAGTTCTGATCTGACCTTAAATGAAGCTGAAAAGATTGTACAGATAGTAGCTGATGAACTGGATCCTGATGCAAATATTATCTGGGGTGCACAGATTCAGGAAGATCTGGAAAATGTTATCAGAACCACTATTGTGGTTGCAGGGGTAAAATCTCCTCATATTTTCGGCACACCGACTGAAAGGGAATATGTAGAAGAAAGAGAAAGAGAAACTGTTAAAGAATCTGCTCTAGAAGAATTTATTGATGGTGTATTTTAA
- a CDS encoding pyruvate kinase alpha/beta domain-containing protein — protein MQKTIHYFENPGENNTDELIELVKSRKEGLGIKTILVASVSGKTALKIAEKIDDVTIVSVTHHAGFKEKGQLEIDSEIEKKLNEKDIHTYTSSHALSGVGRGISNKFGGVTPVEIIAATFRMISQGVKVCVEISIMAADGGIIPMDQEIIAVGGTARGADAAVVLTPAHMNSIFDLRIHEIIAMPRP, from the coding sequence ATGCAAAAAACCATTCATTATTTTGAAAATCCGGGGGAAAATAATACTGATGAATTAATAGAATTAGTTAAATCCAGAAAGGAAGGATTAGGTATTAAAACTATTCTTGTAGCATCAGTTTCTGGTAAAACGGCTCTTAAAATTGCAGAAAAAATAGATGATGTAACAATTGTGAGTGTTACTCATCATGCCGGTTTTAAAGAGAAAGGGCAGTTAGAGATAGATTCTGAAATTGAAAAAAAACTTAATGAAAAGGATATTCATACTTACACCAGTTCGCATGCTTTAAGTGGGGTTGGTAGGGGAATTTCCAACAAGTTTGGTGGTGTCACCCCTGTAGAAATCATTGCTGCAACATTTAGAATGATTTCTCAGGGTGTAAAAGTCTGTGTAGAAATAAGCATCATGGCTGCGGATGGAGGAATTATTCCAATGGACCAAGAGATAATTGCCGTGGGAGGAACAGCTCGTGGAGCCGATGCAGCTGTTGTTTTAACTCCAGCCCATATGAATAGTATTTTTGATTTGAGAATACATGAAATAATAGCCATGCCACGACCTTAA
- the comA gene encoding phosphosulfolactate synthase yields MNAFKFLAPLRLEKPRKDGITMVLDKGLGLKTAEDLMEISGNYVDFLKFGWGTVSIHNKKIIQNKIDMYDSYGVDAYPGGTLFELAYVQKKIPEYFEEAYSLGFKALEISDGSIDLPLEDRLSYISEAKDKGFKVISEVGKKDPDEDLKLTLEDRVNLIKMDLESGSSNVLIEARESGQNIGIFDKNGNVKEDEVDYLLNNLPSEKLIWEAPQKSQQVYFILKIGSEVNLGNIPPEEITSLETMRRGLRGDTLGKVNL; encoded by the coding sequence ATGAATGCATTCAAATTTTTAGCACCATTAAGACTTGAAAAACCTCGTAAAGACGGCATTACCATGGTATTAGATAAAGGACTGGGTCTAAAAACAGCAGAAGACTTAATGGAGATATCTGGAAATTATGTTGATTTCCTGAAATTTGGATGGGGAACTGTATCCATCCATAATAAAAAGATTATCCAAAATAAAATCGACATGTATGATTCTTATGGAGTAGATGCCTATCCTGGAGGAACTCTTTTTGAACTGGCCTATGTCCAAAAAAAGATTCCAGAATACTTTGAAGAAGCATATAGTCTTGGTTTCAAAGCATTAGAAATATCAGATGGGTCCATTGATCTTCCTTTAGAAGACAGATTATCATATATTTCTGAAGCTAAAGATAAAGGTTTTAAAGTAATTTCCGAAGTGGGAAAGAAAGATCCCGATGAAGATCTAAAATTAACACTTGAAGACAGAGTTAATCTAATAAAAATGGATTTAGAATCAGGTTCATCCAATGTATTGATTGAAGCTCGAGAAAGCGGACAAAATATTGGTATATTTGATAAAAATGGAAATGTAAAGGAAGATGAAGTGGATTATTTATTGAATAATCTTCCTTCAGAAAAACTAATTTGGGAAGCGCCTCAAAAGAGTCAGCAGGTTTATTTCATATTAAAAATTGGTTCTGAGGTTAACTTAGGAAATATCCCTCCTGAAGAGATAACCTCACTAGAAACCATGCGTAGAGGCCTTAGGGGAGATACTTTAGGAAAAGTGAATCTCTAA
- a CDS encoding (Fe-S)-binding protein, translated as MINNDKSKKSFKKEDLSKLLPSKNCGMCGYARCDEFAGALLKNHTNLEKCRVIYYKIFEENLKELESILEEEEEEEEGKKEKITSKEGKALAF; from the coding sequence ATGATAAATAATGATAAATCCAAGAAATCTTTTAAAAAAGAAGATTTATCAAAACTTCTTCCAAGTAAAAACTGTGGAATGTGTGGATATGCTCGATGCGATGAATTTGCAGGAGCCTTGCTGAAAAACCACACTAATCTTGAGAAATGTCGCGTGATTTACTATAAAATTTTTGAAGAAAACCTTAAAGAACTTGAATCAATTTTAGAAGAAGAAGAAGAAGAAGAAGAAGGGAAAAAAGAGAAAATTACTTCTAAAGAAGGGAAAGCCTTGGCCTTCTAA
- a CDS encoding coenzyme F420-0:L-glutamate ligase — MSKNNSNSVNGKKYIANPVQTNYIRPNQSLDIIIETAGPFLENHDFLVISETPVSISQGRLVDESNFKPSLKAIFLADVWSKYLWGYFLGPLLRIKNRTIKNLRKLPSESRSHKEVVLKYYGLKHALKPASEAGIDLSNVPGTMVSLLPSHPEQVARELSVQIKKKWRKDVLVMIIDTDVTYQLAGKKFTCLPIALDGIKSNTGIFGYLMGRFGKIAGPTPLGASSKISVQKALEIATIAENYQKSLEGHLETVYSMKNEFGEDINHITIDMLDSIKHTPAVIVKKCDN, encoded by the coding sequence TTGAGTAAAAATAATTCCAATTCAGTTAATGGTAAAAAATATATTGCAAATCCAGTGCAGACGAATTACATACGTCCTAATCAAAGCCTGGACATTATTATTGAAACAGCTGGGCCTTTTTTAGAGAATCATGATTTTTTAGTCATATCTGAAACACCAGTATCCATTTCACAGGGTCGTTTAGTTGATGAATCTAATTTCAAGCCTTCTTTGAAGGCCATATTTTTAGCAGATGTGTGGTCCAAATACCTATGGGGTTATTTTTTGGGTCCTCTCCTTAGAATCAAAAATAGAACCATTAAAAACCTTAGAAAACTGCCCTCCGAATCAAGATCACACAAAGAAGTCGTTTTAAAATATTATGGTCTTAAACATGCTTTAAAACCAGCATCTGAAGCTGGAATAGATTTAAGTAATGTTCCAGGGACGATGGTTTCACTTTTACCATCCCATCCAGAACAAGTAGCCCGAGAATTATCAGTACAAATAAAAAAAAAATGGAGAAAAGATGTTTTAGTGATGATTATTGATACAGATGTTACTTATCAATTAGCTGGGAAAAAATTTACTTGTTTACCTATTGCCCTAGATGGAATTAAGTCAAATACTGGGATTTTTGGATATTTAATGGGTAGATTTGGTAAAATTGCAGGGCCTACACCATTAGGAGCTTCTTCTAAAATATCAGTTCAAAAAGCACTGGAAATTGCCACTATTGCTGAAAATTATCAAAAATCATTAGAAGGACATTTGGAAACAGTTTATAGCATGAAAAATGAATTTGGAGAAGATATTAATCATATTACTATAGATATGTTAGATTCTATTAAACACACCCCTGCAGTAATTGTAAAAAAGTGTGATAATTAG
- the tfe gene encoding transcription factor E yields MMKDPLVQELLYEVINEEEEGSINIIECLIEGKVTDEEIAEYTELRLNIVRRVLYKLYDAGLASYKRSKDPETQWYTYTWKFETERVEEMIKRKHDEIVSNLKSILEYEENNMFFVCKTSDCRCTFDEASENGFICPKCDGEMEFVDNAPIIEQIKEELHLYDGHEVDFGAENS; encoded by the coding sequence ATGATGAAAGATCCGCTAGTTCAAGAGCTGCTTTATGAAGTCATCAACGAAGAAGAAGAAGGTAGTATAAATATTATCGAGTGCTTAATTGAAGGCAAGGTAACTGATGAAGAAATTGCTGAATATACTGAATTAAGACTAAATATAGTCCGGAGAGTTCTTTACAAACTTTACGATGCAGGTTTAGCCAGTTACAAAAGAAGTAAGGACCCAGAAACACAATGGTATACTTACACCTGGAAATTTGAAACAGAACGCGTTGAAGAAATGATAAAGCGTAAGCATGACGAGATAGTTTCTAATCTAAAATCAATACTGGAATACGAAGAAAATAATATGTTCTTTGTATGTAAAACCAGTGATTGCAGATGCACTTTTGATGAAGCATCTGAAAATGGATTTATTTGTCCAAAATGTGATGGAGAGATGGAATTTGTGGATAATGCTCCCATTATAGAACAAATCAAAGAAGAACTTCATCTTTATGATGGACATGAAGTAGATTTTGGGGCTGAAAATTCCTAA
- a CDS encoding TIGR00295 family protein — protein sequence MSINLLKEMNCPKWVIQHSQAVNLKSISLSENLSKEFDIDKELVKKGALLHDIGRCMTDGIYHAVLGAEILKSEGYPLKVIKIVERHIGAGIPKEEAIKMGLPPKDFMPHSIEEKIVAHADNLLHGDQEVDIDFVIEKWSSRMGKEHPSIERLIKLHEEIVYPTSN from the coding sequence TTGAGTATAAATCTATTAAAAGAAATGAATTGTCCGAAATGGGTAATTCAGCATTCTCAAGCAGTTAATTTAAAATCAATTTCACTATCTGAAAATTTATCAAAAGAATTTGATATAGATAAGGAACTTGTGAAAAAAGGGGCATTGCTGCATGATATTGGCCGTTGTATGACAGACGGAATATATCACGCGGTTCTTGGTGCGGAAATTTTAAAATCAGAAGGGTATCCTTTAAAAGTTATTAAAATTGTAGAAAGACACATTGGGGCAGGTATCCCTAAAGAAGAGGCCATTAAAATGGGTTTACCTCCTAAAGATTTTATGCCTCACTCCATCGAAGAAAAAATTGTGGCCCATGCCGATAATCTCCTACATGGAGATCAAGAAGTTGATATTGATTTCGTAATTGAAAAGTGGTCATCCAGAATGGGAAAAGAACATCCCTCCATTGAAAGACTAATAAAATTACATGAAGAAATTGTGTATCCAACAAGCAATTAA
- a CDS encoding thiamine pyrophosphate-binding protein produces MVKYRCTVCNYIYDDEIEEIPFSELPEDWKCPVCNASQKSFELLSLDSENGNKESISEDMDLGHSTVSHVMVNQMTEWGIEYVFGIPGTSSLGVLQGIKDSDSLKYYQVRHEQTAAFMASAYGKLTGKVAACLTVAGPGATNLSTGLYDAKLDHSPVLAITGQVKRQLMGPGSFQEIDQHSFFEPVSVFNKPIIHKDQTTLLTTLAIKEALIKKGVSHISIPNDVQKQKYETKLIPLNGKIPQTNLSPANELVEAAAETINSAQRPVLIAGFGAMGQGDILLEMAKKIAAPIVTTFRGKGVADEDEELCVGSHGTIGSTSASQLVKNSDLLIVIGSSYSDMTQIPPKRTIQIDKDPMMIGRKHSVEVGLLGDSSVILPALLDKLVFQNRLEYKEEIKLLKAEWSKLIKDEIDPSKSPIRPQYIMKVLNDKLSSSGVITLDVGENAWWFGRNFQMKKSQKMAMSGSLATMGFGLPAALAAQIAYPEKEVVCITGDGGFSMVMADFLTAVKYNLPIKVFLLNNSQLGMIQQEQKVEGYPNWQTELLNCNFASFAEICGGVGIKVTNPDELPQKVEEALGLDVPAIVDIQTDPRRFI; encoded by the coding sequence ATGGTTAAATATCGCTGTACAGTTTGCAATTACATTTATGATGATGAAATAGAAGAAATTCCTTTTTCAGAACTTCCAGAAGACTGGAAATGCCCTGTTTGTAATGCTTCTCAAAAATCATTTGAATTATTATCCCTAGATTCTGAAAATGGCAATAAAGAAAGTATTTCAGAAGATATGGATTTAGGACATTCCACAGTATCCCACGTAATGGTAAATCAAATGACAGAATGGGGGATAGAGTACGTATTTGGAATTCCTGGAACCTCATCTTTAGGTGTTCTTCAAGGTATTAAAGACTCTGACTCTTTAAAATATTATCAGGTTCGACACGAACAAACTGCAGCATTTATGGCATCAGCTTATGGAAAATTAACTGGAAAAGTAGCTGCTTGTCTTACTGTAGCCGGTCCAGGGGCCACTAATCTCAGCACGGGACTTTATGATGCAAAACTTGACCATTCTCCAGTTCTGGCCATAACCGGGCAGGTGAAAAGACAGCTTATGGGACCTGGTTCTTTTCAGGAAATTGACCAACACTCATTTTTTGAGCCAGTTTCTGTTTTTAATAAGCCAATTATTCACAAAGATCAAACCACATTGTTAACGACTCTGGCTATTAAAGAGGCTTTAATAAAAAAAGGAGTTTCCCATATTTCAATTCCCAATGATGTGCAGAAACAGAAATATGAGACTAAACTAATTCCTTTAAATGGTAAAATCCCCCAAACAAATCTTTCCCCAGCAAATGAATTAGTGGAAGCGGCTGCTGAAACAATAAATTCCGCTCAAAGGCCAGTGCTTATTGCTGGTTTTGGAGCAATGGGCCAGGGTGATATTTTATTAGAAATGGCTAAAAAAATAGCCGCACCCATAGTTACCACTTTCCGAGGAAAAGGAGTGGCTGATGAAGATGAAGAACTTTGTGTGGGTAGTCATGGGACTATTGGATCCACTTCTGCATCCCAATTAGTGAAAAACTCCGATCTATTAATTGTAATTGGTTCTTCATATTCTGACATGACACAAATCCCCCCTAAAAGAACCATACAAATAGATAAAGACCCCATGATGATTGGGAGAAAACATTCGGTAGAAGTAGGCCTTTTAGGAGATAGTTCTGTTATTTTACCCGCGCTGCTTGATAAATTGGTTTTTCAGAATCGTTTAGAATATAAAGAAGAAATTAAATTATTAAAAGCAGAATGGTCTAAACTCATTAAAGATGAAATTGACCCTTCAAAAAGCCCTATTCGGCCACAATATATCATGAAAGTTTTAAATGATAAATTAAGCTCCAGTGGAGTAATTACACTGGATGTTGGAGAAAATGCATGGTGGTTTGGCCGTAACTTCCAGATGAAAAAAAGTCAGAAAATGGCAATGTCTGGCTCCTTAGCTACCATGGGTTTTGGACTTCCTGCAGCTCTTGCGGCCCAAATTGCATATCCTGAAAAGGAAGTAGTTTGTATAACTGGAGATGGTGGATTTTCAATGGTAATGGCTGATTTTTTAACAGCCGTTAAATATAATCTACCCATTAAGGTGTTTCTATTAAATAATAGCCAATTAGGAATGATTCAACAGGAACAAAAAGTTGAAGGTTATCCTAACTGGCAGACAGAACTGCTAAACTGCAATTTTGCATCATTTGCTGAAATTTGTGGTGGAGTCGGAATAAAAGTCACCAATCCTGATGAACTTCCACAAAAAGTTGAAGAAGCCCTTGGATTAGATGTGCCAGCCATTGTAGATATTCAGACCGACCCCCGAAGATTTATATAA